From the Stigmatella erecta genome, one window contains:
- a CDS encoding polysaccharide biosynthesis/export family protein — protein sequence MSKTRVRLWAVVGGLLLAGCSHKPAVKVDNSDHPYRIGREDVLDIAVWRDGDLSRTLPVRPDGYISMPMTGDVMAAGKTPTELGEEIKERLKPYVQEPRVTVILREVNSSRVFVTGEVAHPGAYPLRGRVSLIQAIALAGGFTDFANSDGIVVIRNDGQGGQIPVRYSDLVSPKDTQELFLRPGDTIVVP from the coding sequence ATGAGCAAGACTCGGGTGAGGCTCTGGGCGGTGGTGGGCGGTCTGCTCCTTGCGGGATGCTCCCACAAGCCTGCGGTGAAGGTGGATAACTCGGACCATCCGTATCGCATCGGCCGCGAGGACGTGCTGGACATCGCCGTGTGGCGGGATGGAGACCTGTCTCGCACCTTGCCGGTCCGTCCAGATGGTTACATCTCCATGCCCATGACGGGGGATGTCATGGCCGCGGGCAAGACGCCCACCGAGCTGGGCGAGGAGATCAAGGAGCGCCTCAAGCCGTACGTGCAGGAGCCGCGCGTGACGGTCATCCTCCGCGAGGTGAACAGCAGCCGCGTGTTCGTCACCGGTGAGGTGGCGCACCCGGGCGCGTATCCGCTGCGTGGGCGCGTGTCGCTCATCCAGGCGATTGCCCTGGCGGGCGGCTTCACGGACTTCGCCAACTCGGACGGCATCGTCGTCATCCGCAACGACGGCCAGGGCGGGCAGATCCCGGTGCGCTACAGCGACCTGGTCTCCCCCAAGGACACCCAGGAACTCTTCCTCCGTCCGGGTGACACCATCGTTGTTCCGTGA
- a CDS encoding GumC family protein translates to MERGMTGDQVLAALWRRKALVGAITAAVFAVGTAVVMTRPSMYEASSVVRVEPQRPGEEMVQRTVSELIEQRLLTVRQELMARPVLQKAIEEMNLYPELVSEKGIESAVVQMRKDLTVRVEGENAFEITFTSRDPQVAAQVANRLPALFAEETLKLRQAQASRATQLFSEEMDSLAKSVSTWERRIAQFKVDHMGELPEQLEMNMRGLERVSQLMQTKSEELRAAEARRSDLARARNAADSEAGRLEAAESGLSRALVNAKTTWTEDHPEVKRLNSELDTMTVRRKDAEGRLVADRQERARVATLIEAIQGEIKDLQTQAEAFQKRLDNTPRWAHELGVLNRDYEIARTKYQSVVSRRVEAEIAEGLEAKTAQSLFNVISPAGVPAVPARPDRFTGMLIALLVALGLGVLTGVVLEMRDDSIRDGHELRERLTLPVLAVVPNMQGKTEKRVLMPTSQSRSGISSPTTLN, encoded by the coding sequence ATGGAGCGTGGGATGACGGGGGACCAGGTGCTGGCAGCCCTCTGGCGTCGGAAGGCCCTGGTGGGAGCCATCACGGCTGCGGTGTTCGCGGTGGGCACGGCGGTGGTGATGACCCGGCCGAGCATGTACGAGGCATCCTCGGTGGTTCGCGTGGAGCCTCAGCGGCCCGGTGAGGAGATGGTGCAGCGCACGGTGAGCGAGCTCATCGAGCAGCGGCTGCTCACGGTCCGCCAGGAGCTGATGGCGCGGCCGGTGCTGCAGAAGGCCATCGAGGAGATGAACCTCTATCCGGAGCTCGTCTCCGAGAAGGGTATCGAGAGCGCGGTGGTGCAGATGCGCAAGGACCTGACGGTGCGCGTGGAGGGCGAGAACGCCTTCGAAATCACCTTCACGAGCCGGGATCCGCAGGTGGCCGCGCAGGTGGCCAACCGCCTGCCGGCCCTGTTCGCCGAGGAGACGCTGAAGCTGCGCCAGGCCCAGGCCTCGCGCGCCACCCAGCTCTTCTCGGAGGAGATGGACTCGCTGGCCAAGAGCGTGTCCACCTGGGAGCGCCGCATCGCCCAGTTCAAGGTGGACCACATGGGTGAGCTGCCCGAGCAGCTCGAGATGAACATGCGCGGCCTGGAGCGCGTGAGCCAGCTCATGCAGACCAAGTCCGAGGAGCTGCGCGCGGCGGAGGCCCGGCGCTCGGATCTGGCCCGTGCCCGCAACGCCGCCGACAGCGAGGCCGGCCGCCTGGAGGCCGCCGAGAGTGGCCTGTCCCGTGCCCTGGTGAACGCCAAGACCACGTGGACCGAGGACCACCCCGAGGTGAAGCGCCTCAACAGCGAGCTGGACACCATGACGGTGCGCCGCAAGGACGCCGAGGGCCGCCTGGTGGCGGACCGCCAGGAGCGGGCCCGCGTGGCCACCCTCATCGAGGCCATCCAGGGGGAGATCAAGGACCTGCAGACCCAGGCCGAGGCCTTCCAGAAGCGCCTGGACAACACCCCGCGCTGGGCGCACGAGCTGGGGGTGCTGAACCGGGACTACGAGATTGCCCGCACGAAGTACCAGAGCGTGGTCTCCCGCCGGGTGGAGGCGGAGATCGCCGAGGGGCTGGAGGCCAAGACGGCGCAGAGCCTCTTCAACGTCATCTCCCCCGCGGGCGTGCCCGCGGTGCCTGCCCGGCCGGACCGCTTCACCGGCATGCTCATCGCGCTGCTGGTGGCCCTGGGCCTGGGTGTGCTGACCGGGGTGGTGCTCGAGATGCGTGACGACAGCATCCGCGATGGCCACGAGCTGCGCGAGCGGCTCACCCTGCCGGTGCTGGCGGTGGTCCCGAATATGCAAGGTAAGACCGAGAAGCGGGTGCTGATGCCCACGTCCCAGTCGCGAAGCGGGATTTCTTCCCCGACGACGCTGAACTGA
- a CDS encoding CpsD/CapB family tyrosine-protein kinase → MDQTIERAGNFLPRVDESAGNPNAVDRRVVSLTAPASAAAEQYRSLYYRLERLREAKPMKVIALTSAMPGEGKTVTAVNLALAAARANPERRILLIDADLRRSQVGSVLGIRGKMGLAELLAGECEVRDVIRRFHGTRLAVIPAGSTPEEPTQVLASTRMKQFLHAVRENFEEVYIDLPPTLPFADAAILGHQMDGVLMVVRANVTPIRAVNQAVEQLGGAPILGSVLNGAEVNTTPYLKNYMKSK, encoded by the coding sequence ATGGATCAGACGATTGAGCGGGCGGGAAACTTCCTTCCTCGAGTGGATGAGTCGGCGGGTAACCCCAATGCGGTGGATCGCCGGGTGGTGTCGCTGACGGCACCGGCGTCGGCCGCGGCGGAGCAGTACCGCAGCCTGTACTACCGGCTGGAGCGGCTTCGCGAGGCGAAGCCCATGAAGGTCATCGCGTTGACTTCGGCCATGCCGGGCGAGGGCAAGACGGTGACGGCGGTGAACCTGGCGCTGGCGGCGGCCCGGGCGAACCCCGAGCGGCGCATCCTCCTCATCGACGCGGACCTGCGCCGCAGCCAGGTGGGCTCGGTGCTGGGCATCCGCGGCAAGATGGGCCTGGCGGAGCTGCTGGCCGGTGAGTGCGAGGTGCGCGATGTCATCCGGCGCTTCCACGGCACGCGCCTGGCGGTCATCCCTGCGGGCAGCACGCCGGAGGAGCCCACGCAGGTGCTGGCCAGCACGCGGATGAAGCAGTTCCTGCATGCGGTGAGGGAGAACTTCGAGGAGGTGTACATCGACTTGCCTCCCACGCTGCCCTTCGCCGACGCGGCCATCCTCGGCCACCAGATGGACGGGGTGCTCATGGTGGTGCGTGCCAACGTCACGCCCATCCGCGCGGTGAACCAGGCGGTGGAGCAGCTGGGCGGCGCGCCCATCCTGGGCTCGGTGCTCAACGGGGCGGAGGTGAACACCACCCCGTACCTGAAGAACTACATGAAGTCGAAGTAG
- a CDS encoding sugar transferase: MLRVFHHYFSSRKLTFFLAESSAIALACVLGAAGCVWMFSTEGSRPPMLALLPTLLALSAAFVLAFQFTLYLLDLYDLRVAAEDRQRGYRFLKAAGLTAAAVGGGMMALPLVVPVQFPPGTLLGGAMGALAGTLLVRVSMYALVGEPSPVLLIGDGVKARAVMKAIEQGGEDSYRVVAMVDPRREGVGPLDELAARLKVEYVVQAVDDMRGANWVEPLLRCRLAGMLVYDAGGFCERVLRRLPVQFLRASDFAFADEMTLSPVGRTLKRGFDIFVASLLLAMASPFLVLVALAIKLDSKGPLFYRQERVGLGGKSYFLWKFRSMRTDAEKNGAVWARTNDDRVTRVGRFIRKTRIDEIPQVINVLTGDMSFVGPRPERPVFVEQLKTQIPFYGLREAVKPGITGWAQIRYPYGASVEDARNKLEFDLYYVKNGSLFLDIGIIFHTVRHVLLARGAR, encoded by the coding sequence GTGCTTCGGGTTTTCCACCACTATTTTTCATCCAGGAAGCTGACGTTCTTTCTCGCCGAGAGCTCGGCGATCGCGCTGGCGTGTGTGCTGGGCGCAGCCGGTTGCGTGTGGATGTTCTCCACCGAAGGCTCGCGGCCCCCGATGCTGGCGCTGCTGCCCACGCTGCTGGCGCTGAGCGCGGCCTTCGTCCTGGCCTTCCAGTTCACGCTGTACCTGCTGGACTTGTATGACTTGCGCGTGGCGGCCGAGGACCGTCAGCGCGGCTACCGCTTCCTGAAGGCCGCGGGGCTCACCGCGGCGGCCGTGGGCGGGGGCATGATGGCGCTGCCGCTGGTGGTGCCGGTGCAGTTCCCGCCCGGGACGCTCCTGGGCGGCGCCATGGGGGCGCTGGCCGGCACCCTGCTGGTGCGCGTGTCCATGTACGCCCTGGTGGGCGAGCCCAGCCCGGTGCTGCTCATCGGCGATGGCGTCAAGGCCCGCGCGGTGATGAAGGCCATCGAGCAGGGCGGCGAGGACAGCTACCGCGTGGTGGCCATGGTGGACCCGCGCCGCGAGGGGGTGGGCCCCCTGGATGAGCTGGCCGCGCGCCTCAAGGTCGAGTACGTGGTGCAGGCCGTTGACGACATGCGCGGCGCCAACTGGGTGGAGCCGCTCCTGCGGTGCCGGCTGGCGGGCATGCTCGTGTACGACGCGGGCGGCTTCTGCGAGCGCGTGCTGCGAAGGCTCCCCGTGCAGTTCCTCCGGGCCAGCGACTTCGCCTTCGCCGACGAGATGACGCTCTCGCCGGTGGGCCGGACGCTCAAGCGCGGCTTCGACATCTTCGTCGCCTCGTTGCTCCTGGCGATGGCCTCGCCCTTCCTGGTGCTGGTGGCCCTGGCCATCAAGCTCGACTCCAAGGGCCCCCTGTTCTACCGCCAGGAGCGGGTGGGTCTGGGTGGGAAGTCCTACTTCTTGTGGAAGTTCCGCAGCATGCGCACCGATGCGGAGAAGAACGGCGCGGTGTGGGCGCGCACCAACGACGACCGGGTGACGCGGGTGGGCCGCTTCATCCGCAAGACGCGCATCGACGAGATTCCGCAGGTGATCAACGTGCTGACCGGAGACATGAGCTTCGTGGGGCCGCGGCCGGAGCGCCCCGTCTTCGTCGAGCAGCTCAAGACGCAGATTCCCTTCTACGGGCTGCGCGAGGCGGTCAAGCCGGGCATCACCGGGTGGGCGCAGATCCGCTACCCGTACGGCGCCTCGGTGGAGGACGCGCGCAATAAGTTGGAATTCGACCTGTACTACGTGAAGAACGGGTCGCTCTTCCTGGACATCGGCATCATCTTCCACACCGTCCGGCACGTCCTGCTGGCGCGTGGAGCACGGTAG